Proteins found in one Paenibacillus sp. FSL R10-2782 genomic segment:
- a CDS encoding ABC transporter permease yields MNPKGKNASWWKSVWPPLVAVLFFLAAWQGAVSYWNVESWILPAPSLIVQEGMSQSALLGAHTWATVRLTLAGFAIGTATGLWIAIVLHTIPFLKSALYPLLILSQNIPTIALGPLLMVWFGFGVLPKLMVITLVCFFPVAVAAMDGLTQTDRTMMSYMRMSGAGRMAIFMKLELPHSLPQVFSGIKIAATYSVMGAIIAEWIGASEGIGYYMNLQKSAYRTDLIFAAIGIIVTLSLLMFVAILLLEKWLVRWKPDQE; encoded by the coding sequence ATGAACCCGAAAGGCAAAAACGCATCCTGGTGGAAAAGCGTATGGCCGCCCCTTGTGGCGGTCCTCTTCTTTTTAGCGGCTTGGCAGGGAGCGGTTTCCTATTGGAATGTGGAATCATGGATACTGCCTGCTCCGTCCCTGATCGTTCAGGAAGGAATGTCTCAGTCGGCGCTACTTGGTGCCCATACTTGGGCTACTGTTCGCTTAACGCTGGCGGGATTTGCTATCGGCACCGCAACGGGACTATGGATCGCCATTGTTCTTCATACCATCCCTTTTCTCAAGTCGGCTCTGTACCCGCTGCTCATTCTTAGTCAAAACATTCCGACCATCGCTCTCGGCCCATTGCTGATGGTGTGGTTTGGTTTTGGCGTGTTGCCCAAGCTGATGGTGATTACACTGGTCTGCTTTTTCCCCGTGGCTGTAGCGGCCATGGACGGACTGACGCAGACGGACCGCACGATGATGAGCTATATGCGTATGTCGGGCGCAGGCCGCATGGCTATTTTTATGAAGCTGGAGCTGCCGCATTCCCTGCCACAAGTATTTTCGGGCATCAAGATTGCCGCCACTTACAGCGTAATGGGCGCAATCATTGCGGAATGGATCGGAGCCAGTGAAGGAATTGGTTATTATATGAATCTGCAAAAATCAGCCTACCGCACGGATCTGATTTTTGCCGCCATTGGCATCATTGTTACACTCAGTTTGTTAATGTTCGTAGCTATTCTACTGCTGGAAAAATGGCTGGTACGCTGGAAACCCGATCAGGAATAG
- a CDS encoding ABC transporter ATP-binding protein — protein sequence MSLHPTDLSPQNMADEQRVQGALEQQEHSSTPPALELEGISLAFREKRSSLPVLQDVSLSVRPGEFVSLIGPSGSGKSTLFHIIGGLLKPQLGHIRMNGQDVTGERGHISYMPQQPALFPWRTTLDNVLLGQENAPRKDTAAQPRHSSERERRKEALQWLEQVGLGPFAKAYPHTLSGGMQQRVAFLRALLSPQELMLLDEPFSALDALTRGDMQQWLLRMWEKNRRSVLFITHSIEEALLLSDRIYVLSARPASVIHVVDVPFPRPRREEITLDPRFIEWKRKMTGWMREEKHRLEGDTDNTGGIREDASGNGEKPL from the coding sequence ATGAGTCTGCATCCGACTGACTTATCACCGCAAAATATGGCTGATGAACAACGAGTCCAAGGAGCCTTGGAACAGCAGGAGCATTCTTCCACTCCTCCAGCCTTGGAACTGGAAGGCATTAGCCTGGCCTTCCGGGAAAAGCGAAGCTCGCTGCCTGTATTGCAGGATGTATCCTTGAGCGTCCGACCTGGGGAATTCGTCTCTCTGATCGGTCCGTCCGGCAGCGGCAAAAGCACGCTGTTTCACATCATCGGCGGGCTGCTCAAGCCGCAGTTGGGGCACATCCGTATGAACGGACAGGACGTGACTGGGGAACGCGGGCATATCAGCTACATGCCTCAACAGCCCGCGCTTTTCCCGTGGCGTACCACGCTGGACAACGTGCTGCTCGGGCAGGAAAATGCGCCGCGTAAAGATACAGCAGCGCAGCCCCGGCACAGCAGCGAACGCGAACGCCGTAAGGAAGCCCTGCAATGGCTGGAGCAGGTCGGGCTTGGCCCATTCGCAAAGGCGTATCCGCATACGCTCTCTGGCGGCATGCAGCAGCGGGTGGCTTTCCTGCGTGCGCTACTCAGTCCGCAAGAGCTGATGCTGCTGGATGAGCCGTTCAGCGCACTGGATGCGCTGACGCGTGGAGACATGCAGCAATGGCTCCTGCGGATGTGGGAAAAGAACCGCCGCTCCGTGCTGTTCATTACCCACAGCATTGAGGAAGCGTTGCTGCTCTCCGACCGCATCTACGTACTGTCGGCACGACCCGCTTCGGTGATACACGTCGTAGACGTTCCCTTCCCTCGCCCTCGCAGGGAAGAAATCACCCTCGACCCACGCTTTATCGAATGGAAGCGGAAAATGACTGGCTGGATGCGCGAGGAAAAGCACAGACTGGAAGGCGACACGGACAACACTGGAGGCATCCGTGAGGATGCTTCAGGTAATGGGGAGAAGCCGTTATGA